From Nicotiana tabacum cultivar K326 chromosome 22, ASM71507v2, whole genome shotgun sequence, one genomic window encodes:
- the LOC142176316 gene encoding uncharacterized protein LOC142176316, whose amino-acid sequence MVIPEDSTTNANAGARSGTGVVGSTTILDHNHPLYLHPSDGPGSMSVGLILTGMENYSLWSRAMKVTLLGKNKLCLVDGSASREDFGLELGSLWDRCNGIVTSWLMSNKIWAAFKERFDKVNGSRLYYLHKEFFTLTQGISSISTYFTKLKDLWAEYDSILTPPHLLLNTSSNWNINVYYNF is encoded by the exons ATGGTGATTCCTGAAGATTCAACCACGAATGCGAATGCTGGAGCTCGATCTGGAACTGGAGTGGTCGGAAGCACAACTATACTGGATCATAATCATCCTCTCTACCTCCATCCTTCAGACGGTCCTGGATCCATGTCGGTAGGATTAATTTTGACAGGAATGGAAAACTATTCTTTGTGGAGTCGTGCGATGAAAGTCACATTGCTAGGGAAGAACAAATTATGCCTAGTTGATGGATCGGCATCGAGGGAAGATTTTGGTTTAGAATTGGGAAGTCTATGGGATCGATGTAATGGCATCGTCACCTCATGGCTTATGAGCAAT AAGATATGGGCAGCTTTCAAGGAGAGATTTGACAAAGTGAATGGATCGAGACTGTACTACTTGCACAAGGAGTTTTTCACTCTAACACAGGGAATCTCATCTATTTCGACATATTTTACTAAATTGAAGGACCTTTGGGCAGAATATGATTCAATATTGACACCTCCTCATCTGCTACTGAATACATCGAGCAATTGGAATATCAATGTCTATTACAATTTTTAA
- the LOC142176315 gene encoding uncharacterized protein LOC142176315, with protein sequence MGLNDGFEQARSQILLMPTLSSIDKAYAMVVQDESRKMIAGNAYRQAGHIDPIALFTARPRRNFNLECEFCHLKCHTKIECYKLMKCEFCNKTGHRNPQTTYQSGSKVETGQSFTKEQYNQLLQLLNKNFTGEASVNMAGKYFCGNIALCENIELCKWIVDTGATNHMTGDKSLLKNETSVGNSGKVQLSSVKEIGKREEDLYILSVALGKKVNKAFAVTNKGSMDIWHKRTGHVPVQVLRRISSLQENISNIHSSTLSKCEIFPLARQLEYHFKLVLAEYARF encoded by the exons ATGGGGTTAAATGATGGTTTTGAGCAAGCAAGGAGTCAaatcttattgatgccaacacTGTCGTCTATAGATAAAGCTTATGCTATGGTAGTACAGGATGAAAGCAGGAAGATGATTGCTGGAAATGCATATCGGCAAGCAGGGCACATTGATCCTATAGCTCTTTTCACTGCTCGACCAAGAAGAAATTTCAACTTAGAATGTGAATTCTGTCATTTAAAATGTCATACTAAGATTGAGTGCTATAAGCTAatgaaatgtgaattttgtaATAAGACAGGACATCGCAA TCCACAAACTACTTATCAGTCAGGAAGCAAAGTTGAGACAGGTCAATCTTTCACCAAAGAGCAATACAATCAATTGTTGCAATTGCTGAACAAGAACTTCACTGGAGAAGCAAGTGTCAACATGGCAGGTAAATATTTCTGTGGCAATATAGCACTCTGTGAAAACATAGAGCTATGCAAATGGATAGTTGATACTGGTGCTACTAATCACATGACTGGTGATAAAAGTTTGCTAAAAAATGAAACTTCAGTAGGGAACTCAGGGAAAGTTCAACTATCTTCA GTGAAGGAGATTGGTAAAAGAGAGGAAGATCTATACATTCTGTCAGTTGCACTAggaaagaaagtgaataaagccTTTGCAGTGACTAATAAGGGAAGCATGGATATATGGCACAAAAGAACAGGACATGTACCAGTTCAAGTTCTTAGAAGAATTTCCAGTCTACAAGAAAATATTAGCAACATACACAGTAGTACATTGTctaaatgtgaaatttttcccTTAGCTAGACAACTAGAGTACCATTTCAAACTAGTACTAGCAGAGTATGCGCGGTTTTGA